The following are from one region of the Pocillopora verrucosa isolate sample1 chromosome 3, ASM3666991v2, whole genome shotgun sequence genome:
- the LOC136279968 gene encoding uncharacterized protein isoform X1 — protein MAGEEDLNGFRLYLVDKDLVDMAEIPLLLLMLCSLWKEKRHEGLPESRADIFTQFIQTMLDHKGGSHQSMPFQEMTSTEAREDLSNLGKAAFEALLQDRLYVRCSKLPGNISRSLEKLSEVFQIVNLTSINPEKGAYFIHKSVQEFLAAWHINEEVLSNKGESTPSLSKVESFEKIRKMDEVLKLACELSTEAACAVFRHVGSVGRKESVSECNFIELLLEDEESLREGQKLYLKLISHSYFCCSAEKRRDLCSVFPSYTGGVLFLDSNQLNITANEHLLKSGMIPNFIFFPSYQDSSEESYQDLITVAEDTDAVFLSCSGEKKAADLLKKFPRRPLKEFTLKRERKIIVYVYQIWKEEEGGTFPTEMLRELILPTAESTQVKCVGDALNENDNKTASCLTKNTDTIIDPNPHSLSCVRNLDIDQIERQEMKMLADLLPLFTALHYINIDGKPFEIIDAQLTETLVSHIIFTDRLYALRLENINLTAKPTAAIARSLYKAPSLRCLDLLSNPLDEGVSDLTRHLSCVPHLHTLILLDVKMIKQQVNDLSAAASQSNIWLETQYHDDKGNVKPEEEWYTDGSEEQADPGSVIDSGDEEDPGSVTDSGDEEDPGSVTNSGDEEDPGSVTDSGDEEEPGPCLET, from the exons ATGGCAGGTGAAGAAGATCTTAACGGGTTTAGGCTCTACCTGGTAGATAAAGATCTCGTTGACATGGCAGAAATACCTCTCCTCTTACTGATGCTGTGTAGTTTGTGGAAAGAGAAACGTCACGAAGGACTGCCAGAGTCACGGGCCGACATATTCACACAATTCATTCAAACCATGCTGGATCACAAAGGTGGAAGTCACCAGTCTATGCCATTTCAGGAAATGACCTCAACAGAAGCCAGAGAAGACCTTAGTAATCTTGGAAAGGCTGCCTTTGAAGCACTTCTGCAAGACCGTCTTTACGTACGCTGCAGCAAACTCCCCGGcaatatttcaagaagtttggaaaaattaagtGAAGTTTTCCAGATTGTCAATCTTACGAGTATCAATCCTGAGAAAGGGGcctatttcattcataaatccGTACAGGAGTTCCTTGCAGCGTGGCACATTAATGAGGAAGTGTTGTCGAATAAAGGAGAAAGTACGCCTAGCCTTTCCAAAGTCgaatcatttgaaaagatcAGGAAGATGGATGAAGTTCTGAAACTTGCCTGTGAGCTGTCAACAGAAGCCGCGTGCGCAGTTTTCCGTCATGTGGGGTCTGTTGGAAGAAAGGAATCTGTGTCGGAATGTAATTTCATTGAGCTGCTTCTGGAGGATGAAGAATCGTTGCGTGAAGGTCAAAAACTTTATCTAAAGCTTATCTCGCATAGCTACTTTTGTTGTTCCGCCGAGAAGAGGCGAGATCTCTGCTCTGTTTTTCCCTCTTACACCGgaggtgttttgtttcttgattCTAACCAGCTGAATATTACTGCAAATGAACATTTATTGAAATCTGGCATGATACCcaactttatcttttttccttcctacCAAGATTCTTCAGAGGAAAGCTATCAAGACTTAATCACTGTGGCGGAGGACACAGATGCTGTTTTTTTGAGCTGTTCAGGCGAAAAGAAAGCCGCAGATTTGCTGAAGAAGTTCCCGCGTCGTCCTTTGAAAGAATTCACtttgaagagagagagaaaaatcatCGTTTATGTTTATCAGAtatggaaagaagaagaaggtgGCACTTTCCCGACTGAAATGCTGCGAGAGCTCATTTTGCCAACAGCAGAGTCTACTCAGGTGAAGTGTGTTGGTGATGCGTTGAATGAAAACGACAACAAAACAGCTTCGTGTTTGACTAAGAACACTGATACTATCATTGATCCGAATCCACACAGCCTTTCCTGTGTGAGGAACCTGGATATTGACCAAATTGAAAGGCAAGAGATGAAGATGCTGGCTGATTTATTACCACTTTTCACTGCTCTGCATTATATAAATATTGATGGAAAACCCTTTGAAATCATTGATGCTCAGTTGACAGAGACCCTGGTGTCTCATATCATCTTCACTGATAGACTTTACGCATTAAGActagaaaatatcaatttaacagCCAAACCTACCGCAGCCATCGCCAGATCACTGTACAAGGCTCCCAGCCTGCGCTGTCTCGACTTGTTAAGTAACCCTCTTGATGAAGGAGTAAGTGATCTCACTCGACATCTCAGCTGTGTTCCTCACCTGCACACGCTGATCCTTTTAGATGTTAAAATGATAAAGCAACAAGTGAATGATTTGAGTGCAGCTGCAAGTCAGAGTAACATCTGGTTGGAGACTCAATACCAC GATGACAAAGGGAATGTCaaacctgaagaagaatggTATACAGATGGATCAGAAGAACAGGCAGATCCTGGGTCAGTTATCGACTCAGGTGACGAGGAggatcctgggtcagttactgaCTCAGGTGACGAGGAggatcctgggtcagttaccAACTCAGGTGACGAGGAggatcctgggtcagttaccGACTCAGGTGACGAGGAGGAGCCTGGGCCCTGCCTGGAAACGTAA
- the LOC136279968 gene encoding uncharacterized protein isoform X2: MAGEEDLNGFRLYLVDKDLVDMAEIPLLLLMLCSLWKEKRHEGLPESRADIFTQFIQTMLDHKGGSHQSMPFQEMTSTEAREDLSNLGKAAFEALLQDRLYVRCSKLPGNISRSLEKLSEVFQIVNLTSINPEKGAYFIHKSVQEFLAAWHINEEVLSNKGESTPSLSKVESFEKIRKMDEVLKLACELSTEAACAVFRHVGSVGRKESVSECNFIELLLEDEESLREGQKLYLKLISHSYFCCSAEKRRDLCSVFPSYTGGVLFLDSNQLNITANEHLLKSGMIPNFIFFPSYQDSSEESYQDLITVAEDTDAVFLSCSGEKKAADLLKKFPRRPLKEFTLKRERKIIVYVYQIWKEEEGGTFPTEMLRELILPTAESTQVKCVGDALNENDNKTASCLTKNTDTIIDPNPHSLSCVRNLDIDQIERQEMKMLADLLPLFTALHYINIDGKPFEIIDAQLTETLVSHIIFTDRLYALRLENINLTAKPTAAIARSLYKAPSLRCLDLLSNPLDEGVSDLTRHLSCVPHLHTLILLDVKMIKQQVNDLSAAASQSNIWLETQYHEQSKKEKKPK; encoded by the exons ATGGCAGGTGAAGAAGATCTTAACGGGTTTAGGCTCTACCTGGTAGATAAAGATCTCGTTGACATGGCAGAAATACCTCTCCTCTTACTGATGCTGTGTAGTTTGTGGAAAGAGAAACGTCACGAAGGACTGCCAGAGTCACGGGCCGACATATTCACACAATTCATTCAAACCATGCTGGATCACAAAGGTGGAAGTCACCAGTCTATGCCATTTCAGGAAATGACCTCAACAGAAGCCAGAGAAGACCTTAGTAATCTTGGAAAGGCTGCCTTTGAAGCACTTCTGCAAGACCGTCTTTACGTACGCTGCAGCAAACTCCCCGGcaatatttcaagaagtttggaaaaattaagtGAAGTTTTCCAGATTGTCAATCTTACGAGTATCAATCCTGAGAAAGGGGcctatttcattcataaatccGTACAGGAGTTCCTTGCAGCGTGGCACATTAATGAGGAAGTGTTGTCGAATAAAGGAGAAAGTACGCCTAGCCTTTCCAAAGTCgaatcatttgaaaagatcAGGAAGATGGATGAAGTTCTGAAACTTGCCTGTGAGCTGTCAACAGAAGCCGCGTGCGCAGTTTTCCGTCATGTGGGGTCTGTTGGAAGAAAGGAATCTGTGTCGGAATGTAATTTCATTGAGCTGCTTCTGGAGGATGAAGAATCGTTGCGTGAAGGTCAAAAACTTTATCTAAAGCTTATCTCGCATAGCTACTTTTGTTGTTCCGCCGAGAAGAGGCGAGATCTCTGCTCTGTTTTTCCCTCTTACACCGgaggtgttttgtttcttgattCTAACCAGCTGAATATTACTGCAAATGAACATTTATTGAAATCTGGCATGATACCcaactttatcttttttccttcctacCAAGATTCTTCAGAGGAAAGCTATCAAGACTTAATCACTGTGGCGGAGGACACAGATGCTGTTTTTTTGAGCTGTTCAGGCGAAAAGAAAGCCGCAGATTTGCTGAAGAAGTTCCCGCGTCGTCCTTTGAAAGAATTCACtttgaagagagagagaaaaatcatCGTTTATGTTTATCAGAtatggaaagaagaagaaggtgGCACTTTCCCGACTGAAATGCTGCGAGAGCTCATTTTGCCAACAGCAGAGTCTACTCAGGTGAAGTGTGTTGGTGATGCGTTGAATGAAAACGACAACAAAACAGCTTCGTGTTTGACTAAGAACACTGATACTATCATTGATCCGAATCCACACAGCCTTTCCTGTGTGAGGAACCTGGATATTGACCAAATTGAAAGGCAAGAGATGAAGATGCTGGCTGATTTATTACCACTTTTCACTGCTCTGCATTATATAAATATTGATGGAAAACCCTTTGAAATCATTGATGCTCAGTTGACAGAGACCCTGGTGTCTCATATCATCTTCACTGATAGACTTTACGCATTAAGActagaaaatatcaatttaacagCCAAACCTACCGCAGCCATCGCCAGATCACTGTACAAGGCTCCCAGCCTGCGCTGTCTCGACTTGTTAAGTAACCCTCTTGATGAAGGAGTAAGTGATCTCACTCGACATCTCAGCTGTGTTCCTCACCTGCACACGCTGATCCTTTTAGATGTTAAAATGATAAAGCAACAAGTGAATGATTTGAGTGCAGCTGCAAGTCAGAGTAACATCTGGTTGGAGACTCAATACCAC GAACagagcaaaaaggaaaaaaaaccaaagtga
- the LOC136279968 gene encoding uncharacterized protein isoform X3 gives MAGEEDLNGFRLYLVDKDLVDMAEIPLLLLMLCSLWKEKRHEGLPESRADIFTQFIQTMLDHKGGSHQSMPFQEMTSTEAREDLSNLGKAAFEALLQDRLYVRCSKLPGNISRSLEKLSEVFQIVNLTSINPEKGAYFIHKSVQEFLAAWHINEEVLSNKGESTPSLSKVESFEKIRKMDEVLKLACELSTEAACAVFRHVGSVGRKESVSECNFIELLLEDEESLREGQKLYLKLISHSYFCCSAEKRRDLCSVFPSYTGGVLFLDSNQLNITANEHLLKSGMIPNFIFFPSYQDSSEESYQDLITVAEDTDAVFLSCSGEKKAADLLKKFPRRPLKEFTLKRERKIIVYVYQIWKEEEGGTFPTEMLRELILPTAESTQVKCVGDALNENDNKTASCLTKNTDTIIDPNPHSLSCVRNLDIDQIERQEMKMLADLLPLFTALHYINIDGKPFEIIDAQLTETLVSHIIFTDRLYALRLENINLTAKPTAAIARSLYKAPSLRCLDLLSNPLDEGVSDLTRHLSCVPHLHTLILLDVKMIKQQVNDLSAAASQSNIWLETQYHEG, from the exons ATGGCAGGTGAAGAAGATCTTAACGGGTTTAGGCTCTACCTGGTAGATAAAGATCTCGTTGACATGGCAGAAATACCTCTCCTCTTACTGATGCTGTGTAGTTTGTGGAAAGAGAAACGTCACGAAGGACTGCCAGAGTCACGGGCCGACATATTCACACAATTCATTCAAACCATGCTGGATCACAAAGGTGGAAGTCACCAGTCTATGCCATTTCAGGAAATGACCTCAACAGAAGCCAGAGAAGACCTTAGTAATCTTGGAAAGGCTGCCTTTGAAGCACTTCTGCAAGACCGTCTTTACGTACGCTGCAGCAAACTCCCCGGcaatatttcaagaagtttggaaaaattaagtGAAGTTTTCCAGATTGTCAATCTTACGAGTATCAATCCTGAGAAAGGGGcctatttcattcataaatccGTACAGGAGTTCCTTGCAGCGTGGCACATTAATGAGGAAGTGTTGTCGAATAAAGGAGAAAGTACGCCTAGCCTTTCCAAAGTCgaatcatttgaaaagatcAGGAAGATGGATGAAGTTCTGAAACTTGCCTGTGAGCTGTCAACAGAAGCCGCGTGCGCAGTTTTCCGTCATGTGGGGTCTGTTGGAAGAAAGGAATCTGTGTCGGAATGTAATTTCATTGAGCTGCTTCTGGAGGATGAAGAATCGTTGCGTGAAGGTCAAAAACTTTATCTAAAGCTTATCTCGCATAGCTACTTTTGTTGTTCCGCCGAGAAGAGGCGAGATCTCTGCTCTGTTTTTCCCTCTTACACCGgaggtgttttgtttcttgattCTAACCAGCTGAATATTACTGCAAATGAACATTTATTGAAATCTGGCATGATACCcaactttatcttttttccttcctacCAAGATTCTTCAGAGGAAAGCTATCAAGACTTAATCACTGTGGCGGAGGACACAGATGCTGTTTTTTTGAGCTGTTCAGGCGAAAAGAAAGCCGCAGATTTGCTGAAGAAGTTCCCGCGTCGTCCTTTGAAAGAATTCACtttgaagagagagagaaaaatcatCGTTTATGTTTATCAGAtatggaaagaagaagaaggtgGCACTTTCCCGACTGAAATGCTGCGAGAGCTCATTTTGCCAACAGCAGAGTCTACTCAGGTGAAGTGTGTTGGTGATGCGTTGAATGAAAACGACAACAAAACAGCTTCGTGTTTGACTAAGAACACTGATACTATCATTGATCCGAATCCACACAGCCTTTCCTGTGTGAGGAACCTGGATATTGACCAAATTGAAAGGCAAGAGATGAAGATGCTGGCTGATTTATTACCACTTTTCACTGCTCTGCATTATATAAATATTGATGGAAAACCCTTTGAAATCATTGATGCTCAGTTGACAGAGACCCTGGTGTCTCATATCATCTTCACTGATAGACTTTACGCATTAAGActagaaaatatcaatttaacagCCAAACCTACCGCAGCCATCGCCAGATCACTGTACAAGGCTCCCAGCCTGCGCTGTCTCGACTTGTTAAGTAACCCTCTTGATGAAGGAGTAAGTGATCTCACTCGACATCTCAGCTGTGTTCCTCACCTGCACACGCTGATCCTTTTAGATGTTAAAATGATAAAGCAACAAGTGAATGATTTGAGTGCAGCTGCAAGTCAGAGTAACATCTGGTTGGAGACTCAATACCAC GAAGGCTGA